One genomic region from Spirosoma sp. KCTC 42546 encodes:
- a CDS encoding PPK2 family polyphosphate kinase: MGKVKTSTFRYDGRQPFSIREMPTLIEPFYRDEADQNQQVDELAIRMDQAQNRMHADGHYGMLVVFQAMDAAGKDSSIRRIFKGVNPSRFQMAPFKKPAEEDLKHDFLWRFWQELPERGIIGVFNRSYYEEVLALRVHPERLQEQLIPANLVPKNETILWKQRFDDIVHFEDYLFRNGFPVLKFYLHVSKEEQGKRLIARLEDTEKQWKLSENDLKEREFWPKHLLAYEDTINATATKQNPWYVIPSDDRINQQLIIAHILTELIESLPVHFPTTDKKEAQSLIRQIKKQDRKS; this comes from the coding sequence ATGGGAAAAGTTAAGACAAGTACATTTCGATATGATGGACGGCAACCCTTTTCAATTCGTGAAATGCCAACCCTCATCGAGCCGTTCTACCGTGATGAAGCCGACCAAAACCAACAGGTCGACGAGCTGGCTATCCGTATGGATCAGGCTCAAAATCGGATGCATGCCGATGGCCATTATGGCATGCTGGTTGTTTTTCAGGCCATGGATGCCGCCGGAAAAGACAGTAGTATTCGGCGGATATTTAAAGGTGTGAATCCATCCCGATTTCAGATGGCCCCTTTCAAGAAGCCGGCAGAGGAAGACCTGAAGCATGATTTTCTATGGCGATTCTGGCAGGAGTTACCCGAACGCGGTATCATTGGGGTATTTAACCGCTCGTATTACGAGGAAGTTCTTGCGCTGCGTGTTCACCCGGAGCGCTTACAAGAGCAGTTGATCCCAGCGAACTTAGTCCCTAAAAACGAAACTATTCTCTGGAAACAGCGATTTGACGACATTGTCCATTTTGAAGATTACCTGTTTCGGAATGGCTTCCCAGTCTTGAAATTTTACCTTCATGTGTCTAAAGAAGAGCAGGGGAAGCGGCTTATCGCCCGTTTAGAAGACACGGAAAAGCAATGGAAACTTAGTGAAAACGATCTGAAAGAGCGGGAGTTCTGGCCTAAACACCTGCTAGCTTATGAAGATACGATCAATGCCACCGCTACCAAACAAAATCCCTGGTATGTAATTCCAAGCGATGACCGAATCAATCAACAGCTCATCATTGCCCATATTTTAACCGAACTTATAGAATCGTTACCAGTTCATTTTCCCACGACCGACAAAAAAGAAGCCCAATCGTTAATCAGGCAGATTAAAAAACAAGATAGAAAATCCTGA
- a CDS encoding PPK2 family polyphosphate kinase: MKDFNTDRFRYDGDKSFKLKKAPTKVDDLYEDDAHYEALLRQQAAEIDKWQEKMYAHNRYGLLTVFQALDAAGKDGTIQNVFTGTNPAGVKVYAFKRPTDQELDHDFLWRSWRELPERGTIGVFNRSYYEEVLVTKVHPEILTQSQRLPEKVTADLDKLFKHRYQAIRDMETFLYRNGFPTIKFYLHVSKKEQAERLIERIKDQEKNWKFQEGDVKERDFWDDYQDAYETCIAETATDNAPWYIIPADDKKNMRLLVGQIIIDELKKLPISTPEPDDKRFKELQKLIPVIQAQ, translated from the coding sequence GTGAAAGACTTCAATACCGACCGTTTTCGTTACGACGGAGACAAATCCTTCAAGCTGAAAAAAGCGCCCACCAAAGTTGATGATTTGTACGAAGATGATGCCCATTATGAAGCACTACTTCGGCAACAGGCCGCTGAAATCGATAAATGGCAGGAAAAGATGTACGCCCACAACCGATACGGTTTGCTAACTGTATTTCAGGCGTTGGATGCTGCCGGAAAAGACGGAACTATTCAGAATGTGTTTACGGGTACAAATCCCGCCGGCGTAAAAGTATATGCGTTCAAACGTCCAACTGATCAGGAACTCGACCACGACTTTTTATGGCGCAGCTGGCGCGAACTGCCCGAGCGTGGCACAATTGGGGTATTTAACCGATCGTATTACGAAGAGGTACTGGTAACGAAAGTGCATCCGGAAATTCTGACACAGAGTCAGCGATTGCCCGAAAAAGTGACCGCCGATTTAGACAAACTATTTAAACACCGCTACCAGGCAATTCGGGATATGGAAACGTTTCTCTACCGAAATGGCTTCCCAACCATTAAGTTTTACCTGCATGTTTCAAAAAAGGAACAGGCCGAGCGGCTGATTGAACGGATTAAAGACCAGGAAAAAAACTGGAAATTTCAGGAAGGGGATGTGAAAGAACGTGATTTCTGGGACGACTATCAGGATGCCTACGAGACCTGCATTGCTGAAACAGCTACCGATAATGCGCCCTGGTATATAATTCCTGCCGACGATAAAAAGAATATGCGATTACTGGTCGGACAAATCATTATCGACGAACTTAAAAAACTGCCAATTTCTACTCCTGAGCCCGACGACAAACGATTTAAGGAGTTACAGAAGCTAATTCCTGTCATTCAGGCGCAGTAG